The nucleotide window TAGTGTGGCAAGATCTGATTCTTTCCACATAAAATTTCCTTCTCATTTCTTTTTTatgccttttcttttttattgctTGGTCAAACAATGCAAAAGTTATACTTACAAGAAAGAAAATCTTATGCAGGAAAAAGCGGTGAATGATGTTAAAAAATTGCGTCAGAGTACAGGCTTAAAAGCCAAAGATCTGTCTTCTGGATCACAATTGCTAAAtaataaagtgaagaaggtATGCGCAATTACGTTTGTTTGGGCAATAACCTTTCCATTTATATCCATGAATATCATCTTGATTTGTAGATGACACTTATACAGGTTCCACCGACCCGGAGTCAGTCACAGAAACTCGAGAGGCAGTCTACTACCAGCAAGGTCTTGGACCCAAGCACTCGGCCTTTGGTCAATTCTCACAGCTCTAAGCATGTCACACAGAAATATAACCCAAGGACCAGCCAGTCAGTCACTTCCCTTCCAAAGAAGAATGCTCATGAGAATTCTTCTCCCAATATTCAGAGTTGAGGATGTCTAGTGACAGAATATATACGTATATGAATGGAGATTAATTCACCCACAGCCGGTTAACAACACACCCTGAACTACTTTCAGTAACTATGCAACTAGAATGCAGGGTAGTCTGGTCTTCATTGGCAGATCTGTTGAGTTCTGCCAACTAGAGATTACATTCCCTATGGCTTATCTCTTGTTTCTATCTTTGCTTCATTAGGTGGTTCAGGTTGTAGATGAATTTCACCAGTTTTGTTCAAAGGGTTACTAAATATAATGGTCACATAGTTCGGTTTATTGCACTCAACTAGATCTCTACAGAAGTGTATGGGCAGAATGAGTTTACTTGAAGATGCTACAAGTGACTGCTAACCAAAACTAAACCCAGATCTGGGGTCTCAAAATAGTTTTGGCAGGATGAACTTGATACCTTGAAATGCATCAGCCCATTTAAGCTTCAACAAGAAACAAAGAAGGAAATAAATTTTACATGACTTGTTTGCTAATTACTTACTTATAATTATTCTAGTTTCATAATTTGTGAGGACAATGAATGTCATACTAACTTTTATATGGCAGCATACCTCTCTACATTCGTATAGATACAAGAAATCTAATGCACATCCCAATTAAAGATGACTTATTATGCTAGAGTTTGCCATCACTCCTAATATACACATTCCAATAGTCAAATCCAATCTATCTAGTCAGAGAAATAATATCCAGATTCATTTGGTTGGATACTCGACTTATATCGGTTTACCACACAGAATACCATAGGATCGTTCTTCATGAAGATGTGCAAAAGTGCAGGGCTGGCTCGGGGGCCAGTTTATGCTATGAAAAGACTCTGATCTGCCAGAGAATATTCCGATGACTCACATGGATACTCACAGCCAAATCTCATTGCCTCATACAAGTGAGCAGGAACTTCAGCATCATTATACTCCGAAACCTCAAGGTTCATACCAAAATAATCAGCTGGACACAAACAAATTTGCAACTCGTCGTCCAAAGAAGCAAAAGATGAACCACTTCCAAAGAATAGGTTCTTTTGGCCAGGTTCGAAATTAGTAAGGTAACTCAGATTGAAGCCCTGGTTTTTCATGTTTGATAAACTGCCGGAACTGGGGTCAAAACCTTGGTCCACCACACAGCTCTTGGTCTGTTCTGAAAAGGAGTCTGCTGCAGTTATTGTTGGACTTACATGGCTAATGTGACTGTTTCTGTACGCAGCTTGTGAAGGCTTATTCTTAATGGGACGATTTGTTTCTTCATCTAAGATGGATGGTCTTGGACTAATGGAAGGAATTGGCTGTAGTAGATCAGCTTGGAGGTGGTGCTGTACACCAGGCGGTTGTGGCTTGTTGAAGCCATTATCTAACTGAACAACCGGCTTGTGCTCTTGTTTCATTTGAGCTTCAATCCAAGAATACTTTGTTGGTATAGTGAAGTTTATTTCAGATTCCACTGATGCAAATGAATGATTGACTCCCATCTGTGAACTCCTGATCTTCAGAGAATCAGCAACATTACCAATCAAGCCTTTCTTGGTTTCTGCATAAGAATGACTTAAGTCCACTTGTGAACTTCTGGTCTTGGGTTCTGCTACAGGCTCCGGAATAATTCCCTTTACATCATCTTCAAGTCTCTTTGGATCCACCACAGTCGGAGCAACCAAGCTATTGCCAGAAAATCTGTAGCTGCCATTTGTAACATCATTTTGTGGAATGCTAATCGAGTTCTGAACACCAAAGATTCCTTGAGGATCTTTTGTGGCATAATCAGAATGCTTCATCCCGCCAAAAGAAGATTTAAGGTCATTTTCCTTTTGCAGCCTACTCAAATAGAGCCGATACTTCTGCATGGGAAATTTACTCAATGAGAATGAATATTCATGGCAAGAAAACATGTTATCTATTATAGGAAACTTCCAAACCATTAGTGTACTAGAAGGGACTGTGTGCTCATACACAAATATTGAGGAATTTCACACTTTTTGGTGAAGAATTCATTACTTTTTGGGTGATGAAAAAACTACTATTTTTGTTTATTCTAAAGAAGAACggactagaaaagaaaatgtcCTTCCTCAAACATTTGGTGCAACTAGCTGTTCAAACCTTCAGGTGTATAATGTCAAGAACAGAAAATCAAAAACATCAAATTGTTGTTAAAAGAGTTAATAGTTTTATCTGATTACTGCTTATTTCTTAGAAAATGAATCAGTCCCTAAATATCTTCTACAATCTATGTCGAAAACAAGTGCACAGTATTCTGGCTATCAAAATTCTGCCATGAAAATGATGCAGTGTACAAATTGTACTAAATAAGCAGTTTTGATTGTATCAGAAGAAAGCTTAAGAATTATCTATGTACCTGCAAGTGGCTTGCAACATTTTCCCTGGTCAACCAGGGCACGTTCATCAGGTCAAGTATTTTCTTTGGACCAACTTCTGCCAAACAGATATTATACATCATCGCTCTGTAGAAACATAATAAAGATGGTGGCTATATCATTGAAAGCCAACACCAATGTCAAACGGACTTTTGAAAAGTAGCAGAATATGTGTTGACTTATAGTTCATGATGGTGATCCAAAACCCATGCTTTATAAATATAAATAGACTTACTGTCAAATCCAATCTGATGCACCGCTTTTACAAATTTCTGATGAAGATCAACAGACCAGACTACCCTAGCTTTTTTCGTAGATGAAGAATCACCAAAGTCTTTGTCATCATATTTGTTTTCGAtgtcctttctttttcttgatgaAATGAGGTCGTCGGCACCAAGGAAGTATCCATCATCATAGAGATCTGATCCATTTCTCGTCAGCTGAATACCATCGATGCTTTCATGACCCTCTATGTCTCTTATCTCATGTATCTTTTTTCTGAAGACATGCTGCCATATGTTTCTCAGTTCTTTCATTCTTATAGGCTTAAGAAGATAATCACATGCTCCATGTTGAACTCCTTTCATAACCCTACTTGTTTCGCCATCAACAGACATCACTGCATAGGTAGGATGAATATGATTGTCAGAAACTAGCTGGTAAAGGAAACTTCCTTAATGAAGACAAAGCTTTATATGTCAAGGGAAGAGTACTGACTAATAACAGGAAGATCCATCTCAAGTCCAACATGCTCGAGAAGTTTAAAACCATCCATGTCAGGCATGTTCACATCACTGATTACAATGTCATATCCATCTTTCTTTTCTCGAAGCAAGTATAAAGCATCTCTTGCCAAACCACATGTAGTCACTGAAACACAGAAAacggaagaaaaggaaaaatatcaGAACTATGGAAAATTTGAGGCTGACATTATAGAGTGGGTTGGCAATCTGAATATATTGTCAGATTCGCCAAAGCCATTCTGGGTGATAgttggataaaaaaaaaaatccagttATATTGACTACAGGAATGAGACTTTATCAAGACTTGAAAAGCAAAATGAACTATCCACTTTACAAATGGAAGCCTTCTCTATCTTTGTTTACATGTgcaagaaataaaaaatgagaacATCCCCATATAATCAAAGGAACTGACGATGAAGAGGAGGTTCAGAGAGGAAAGTACTTCATTGTCCTTAGAAGGACTAAAATTTGATTCAGCAAGTCTGATACCACATAAAAGAAGTAGCATATCAAAAGCCCTATTCAAACCCGCACAGCCAGGCCAGGAATATAATCGACAAAGATAACATTGAAGGCTGTATTGCTAGAAAGGTCTTTGATGGCAACAGTTGAAACAAGGATAGAAAGGAAATGTGCTAAAGGAGTCTTGACATCAGAAATCCAAGAACCGGTGCAGGAGGATTAGCGCAGTACTTAACTAGTGATCATTTTATCATGAAGCTGATCTGGATAAGAACAAGTCCACTGGGAAGACTACCAAAGGCACCAGGGAATACTCATCTGTTGCCTGGATTTGAGTAAGTTTATATATCATTCAAAACCATCAAACATAAACTTTCCCCATCAAAGCTTATAAATAATAGAGAAATAAATGTTTAGTAGTCAAACAAGCTAATAAATGAAACACCTGTAATCAATTGGACTTGTATCACATTATCATTATATCCTGTGTAATAGTCAATAGAAATGCACAAATCAAAAGTCTGGCTGGCACTTCTGATATGCATTTATGCTCACCCAAAATCAGCAACTTTTGAAGAAGGGAAATGCAATAAAATACACTTCACAATCAAACCCTGATCATTTTGATAATCAATTTGCTTAAACAAACTAGAAAAAAGCCTTGCACTCCAAGAAACCCATATGGTTGGATACCAAATAAGATCAGAAGCCATTCTAAAACCACAGCCATAAACCCAAGCATCATCAGCCAGCCTAAGACCAACTTCTACTTCATTTTTGCTGTTAACCATAGAATAGTCTAAACACAATCATAGAAGCCATCCATATTAAAACTCTACATGCAAAGAGTGCCTAGATAAACATTTTCTAAACAACCACACCTACATAGAAATGGAACATACCCATGAAACCTTGTAGTCCAAGATTAACCCATAAATAACAAAACCCATCTCAGGATCACCAAAGTTCAACCAAATACAACAAACAATTGATGAAAAACACAAAGCCTTAAGAATTAGTGGAACAGAGGAACAGTGACAAAGTTGATTCATAACCTTCATAGGAGCACTTCTTGAGCATCTTTTCCAAGATCTTAAGCCAAGTTGGGTCATCGTCGACGACGAGAACCCGGAGGCCGGCCGGAAACGAATCGTTCCGGGGAGAAGAGAAGCTACTCTCCATGGGGAAAGAGTTAAAGGACTTGCTTGATTGAAGTGAATTGGGGCTAGAGTTGGGACTTACACAGCTCCAAAATGAGAGACTACTACTATATAACTTGGAGTGcctcttgaattttttttaaaaaatggcTGCTTTTGGAGTTTTATGGGAAgcttttgagagagagagagagagtgtgtgtgtgtgatggaAACAGAGAGAAACCCACGAATATTTTGGCGCCGGATAGCTTAACGGTCCCGGTGGCTCACATT belongs to Rosa chinensis cultivar Old Blush chromosome 4, RchiOBHm-V2, whole genome shotgun sequence and includes:
- the LOC112197748 gene encoding two-component response regulator ARR11 isoform X2 — translated: MITMTTCGLARDALYLLREKKDGYDIVISDVNMPDMDGFKLLEHVGLEMDLPVIMMSVDGETSRVMKGVQHGACDYLLKPIRMKELRNIWQHVFRKKIHEIRDIEGHESIDGIQLTRNGSDLYDDGYFLGADDLISSRKRKDIENKYDDKDFGDSSSTKKARVVWSVDLHQKFVKAVHQIGFDKVGPKKILDLMNVPWLTRENVASHLQKYRLYLSRLQKENDLKSSFGGMKHSDYATKDPQGIFGVQNSISIPQNDVTNGSYRFSGNSLVAPTVVDPKRLEDDVKGIIPEPVAEPKTRSSQVDLSHSYAETKKGLIGNVADSLKIRSSQMGVNHSFASVESEINFTIPTKYSWIEAQMKQEHKPVVQLDNGFNKPQPPGVQHHLQADLLQPIPSISPRPSILDEETNRPIKNKPSQAAYRNSHISHVSPTITAADSFSEQTKSCVVDQGFDPSSGSLSNMKNQGFNLSYLTNFEPGQKNLFFGSGSSFASLDDELQICLCPADYFGMNLEVSEYNDAEVPAHLYEAMRFGCEYPCESSEYSLADQSLFIA
- the LOC112197748 gene encoding two-component response regulator ARR11 isoform X1, whose product is MESSFSSPRNDSFPAGLRVLVVDDDPTWLKILEKMLKKCSYEVTTCGLARDALYLLREKKDGYDIVISDVNMPDMDGFKLLEHVGLEMDLPVIMMSVDGETSRVMKGVQHGACDYLLKPIRMKELRNIWQHVFRKKIHEIRDIEGHESIDGIQLTRNGSDLYDDGYFLGADDLISSRKRKDIENKYDDKDFGDSSSTKKARVVWSVDLHQKFVKAVHQIGFDKVGPKKILDLMNVPWLTRENVASHLQKYRLYLSRLQKENDLKSSFGGMKHSDYATKDPQGIFGVQNSISIPQNDVTNGSYRFSGNSLVAPTVVDPKRLEDDVKGIIPEPVAEPKTRSSQVDLSHSYAETKKGLIGNVADSLKIRSSQMGVNHSFASVESEINFTIPTKYSWIEAQMKQEHKPVVQLDNGFNKPQPPGVQHHLQADLLQPIPSISPRPSILDEETNRPIKNKPSQAAYRNSHISHVSPTITAADSFSEQTKSCVVDQGFDPSSGSLSNMKNQGFNLSYLTNFEPGQKNLFFGSGSSFASLDDELQICLCPADYFGMNLEVSEYNDAEVPAHLYEAMRFGCEYPCESSEYSLADQSLFIA